Within the Nocardioides humi genome, the region GGTGAAGTCGACGGTCAGAATCGAGTCACCGCGGGTGTAGGTGGACAGACCCGCATAGCCGCCCGCGGTGTCGACGAGCGAGCTCGTGACTCCGGCGTGGAAGTAGCCGTGCTGCTGTGTGAGGTCAGCGCCGTAGGGAGCCTGGAGCTGACAGAATCCGCGACGCAGCTCGGTGATGCTGGCACCGAGATGGCGCATCAGTCCCTGACGCGAGAAGCTGTCGGTGACGTAATCGGCGAGTTCTGAGTTGATGTCCTCGGAGACGTCCATGGTCTTCCTTTCATTAGTGGGCCTCAGTCGCGTTTGCCGACGGCGAGCGCTAGCCCAGCCGCCGTTAGATCGGGCTAGAGGACCGGCGGCAGGTGGGTCTGTGACCCCGGAGTGGCCATGGGATCGAGGGATTCCCATGCCTCGCGAAGAATGGCCACACCACGTTCGATGCGTTCGGCCTCAGCGGTAAAGGGCACCCGGATGAATCGTTCATGCGCGCCGTCGATGCCGAACTTCGGACCGGCAGTGATCCGGACTCCTCGTCGTTGACAGGCCGAGGCCAGCGCTGAACTGAGCGGTGCGCCGAGTTCGACCCATAGCGACAATCCCCCCTTGACGTCGGGAATCTGCCAGTCGGGGAGCTGGGTGTGGAGGAGTTCGACCAGCAGATCTCGACCAGCTCGCAGTTGTTCAGAC harbors:
- a CDS encoding PaaI family thioesterase — translated: MDVSEDINSELADYVTDSFSRQGLMRHLGASITELRRGFCQLQAPYGADLTQQHGYFHAGVTSSLVDTAGGYAGLSTYTRGDSILTVDFTVNLLAPAIGDSLLAEATVIKSGRTLTVCQLEAFTLKAGSRVHVATGRQTLIRLADTSDGPA